Genomic DNA from Longimicrobium sp.:
CGCCGTCAGCCCCTCCTTGGCGTCGCTGCTGTTGAAGAGCAGCGCCTGCAGCTCGCGCTCCAGCGCCAGCCCCTGCTCCAGCGGCAGCGCGCCGCCCGTCTGGCAGCTGCGCTTGATGTTGCCCACCGCGAACGTCGCCTTCCCCGGCCGCGTGAACTGCTTCGCGTAGGCCAGCACCTGCTCCAGGAAGGCGTCGCGGCTGTCCGCGTCGAGGATCTTGTTGACGATCCCGTACTTCTCCGCCGTCTCGAAGTCGAAGTTGCTTCCCTCCGCCATCAGCTCGATCGCCTTGGAGACGCCGACCAGCCGCGTCAGCCGCTGCGTCCCGCCCGTCCCCGGCAGCACGCCGAGGGCGACTTCGGGGAGGCCCACCTTCCCCGCGCCGCGGCGGGCCACGCGCAGGTCGGCCGCCATGGCGATCTCCAGCCCGCCGCCCACGGTGTGCCCGTTCATCGCGGCGATCACCAGCTTGGGCGTGTGCTCGAGACGGAGAAGCGTCTCGTTGGCGTGCAGGCAGAAGTAGTACTTCCAGGTGGGATCGGCCTTCTGCAGCATGTTGATGTTGGCGCCCGCGCAGAAGAACTTCTCGCCCGCGCCGGTGATCACGATCACGTCGACCGAGGTGTCGAAGCGAGCGCGCAGCACGGCCGCGTCGATCTGCCTCATCATCTCGTGCGTGTACGTGTTCGCCGGCGGGTCGTCGAGCGTGAGAATGGCGACGCCGTCCTGCACCTCGTAGTGCACCAGCGTCTTCTCGCCCGTCTCCTGCGGAACCTCGAGCTCTGCGGTAGCCATCAGTCACTCCGTGCGTGGTGAAAAGGTCGAACGTTCTGCATCCCTCGTATCCCCCTCAGCCGTACCATCC
This window encodes:
- a CDS encoding enoyl-CoA hydratase/isomerase family protein, which gives rise to MATAELEVPQETGEKTLVHYEVQDGVAILTLDDPPANTYTHEMMRQIDAAVLRARFDTSVDVIVITGAGEKFFCAGANINMLQKADPTWKYYFCLHANETLLRLEHTPKLVIAAMNGHTVGGGLEIAMAADLRVARRGAGKVGLPEVALGVLPGTGGTQRLTRLVGVSKAIELMAEGSNFDFETAEKYGIVNKILDADSRDAFLEQVLAYAKQFTRPGKATFAVGNIKRSCQTGGALPLEQGLALERELQALLFNSSDAKEGLTAYVEKRAPQFTGK